The proteins below come from a single Anderseniella sp. Alg231-50 genomic window:
- a CDS encoding DUF899 family protein, with protein sequence MTVHKPDLQKMGDLHQRIVELRKQMTELMKAAPLEVPDYTFETIEGNVTLSGLFAGKPDLLMVHNMGTGCTGCTLWADGFNGIYPHLANRAAFCVSSPDKPETQQKFATSRGWRFPMVSHQGSSFAEDMGYRGEDGSWHPGLSSFRMDNGKITRIATTPMGPFDDYCAIWHMFNLLQDGPDGWEPQYKYDEAG encoded by the coding sequence ATGACCGTACACAAGCCGGATTTACAGAAGATGGGCGACTTGCATCAGCGCATCGTCGAGCTTCGCAAGCAGATGACCGAATTGATGAAAGCCGCACCACTCGAGGTGCCTGACTATACGTTCGAAACAATCGAGGGCAATGTCACTCTTTCCGGCCTGTTTGCCGGCAAACCCGATTTGCTGATGGTTCACAATATGGGCACCGGTTGCACCGGATGCACCTTGTGGGCGGACGGCTTCAACGGCATCTATCCTCACCTGGCAAACCGGGCGGCGTTTTGCGTATCCAGCCCCGACAAACCTGAAACCCAGCAGAAGTTTGCCACATCGCGCGGTTGGCGCTTCCCGATGGTCTCCCATCAAGGCAGCAGTTTCGCCGAAGACATGGGATATCGTGGCGAAGACGGAAGCTGGCATCCCGGGCTGTCGTCGTTCCGCATGGACAACGGCAAGATCACCCGCATCGCCACCACGCCAATGGGTCCGTTCGACGATTACTGCGCCATCTGGCACATGTTCAACCTGCTGCAAGACGGACCTGACGGATGGGAGCCGCAGTACAAATATGACGAAGCCGGGTAA
- a CDS encoding TfoX/Sxy family protein, whose product MTKPGKAATGAGWRKSPADLIDLFASVLPDAPNVEKRQMFGYPCAFVNGNMFTGLHQEALIVRLDEEHRKQLIDEAGAWQFEPIPGRPMREYVALPDAVLEDRGKLTEVITSAMEFAASLPPKVKKPRKKKTTGLR is encoded by the coding sequence ATGACGAAGCCGGGTAAAGCTGCTACCGGGGCCGGGTGGCGCAAGTCCCCGGCCGACCTGATTGACCTGTTTGCCTCGGTCCTGCCGGACGCGCCGAACGTGGAAAAACGGCAGATGTTCGGTTATCCGTGCGCATTCGTGAACGGCAACATGTTCACCGGCCTGCATCAGGAAGCACTGATTGTGCGGTTGGACGAAGAACACAGGAAACAACTCATTGACGAGGCCGGCGCCTGGCAGTTTGAACCCATCCCCGGTCGGCCGATGAGGGAGTATGTAGCCCTTCCCGATGCAGTGCTGGAAGACCGGGGCAAGCTCACCGAAGTCATCACTTCGGCCATGGAGTTTGCAGCGTCGCTTCCACCCAAGGTGAAAAAACCGCGCAAGAAGAAAACTACTGGCCTACGGTAG
- a CDS encoding cytochrome P460 family protein, which translates to MNFTKVQAGVGILGLAMVAGLVMGDLPATKQANAQSGQTIQLPANFRTDYEFLGAWAVSGDADTGGNIGQHIVYASPGTVKAYRKTGKFPDGAVLVKELFKGKTEDLTTGSATSAAEVAGYFVMVKDAEGKNTGPLWGDGWGWAFFGADDKKQTTTKDYKAECLACHEPVRDSDLIYSYAYPVLKP; encoded by the coding sequence ATGAACTTCACTAAAGTCCAGGCCGGTGTCGGCATACTGGGACTGGCAATGGTCGCAGGCCTTGTGATGGGCGACTTGCCGGCAACCAAGCAGGCCAACGCCCAAAGCGGACAGACCATACAGCTTCCAGCCAACTTCCGCACCGATTACGAGTTCCTCGGCGCGTGGGCGGTTTCAGGTGATGCTGACACCGGCGGCAACATCGGCCAGCACATAGTTTATGCGTCACCCGGCACCGTCAAAGCCTATCGGAAAACCGGGAAATTCCCTGATGGTGCTGTACTCGTAAAGGAGTTGTTTAAAGGCAAGACCGAAGACCTGACCACCGGCAGTGCCACGTCTGCTGCCGAGGTGGCCGGTTATTTCGTCATGGTCAAGGATGCCGAAGGCAAGAATACCGGCCCGCTCTGGGGTGACGGATGGGGTTGGGCGTTCTTCGGCGCGGACGACAAAAAGCAGACAACGACAAAAGACTACAAGGCTGAGTGTCTTGCCTGCCATGAACCGGTGCGCGACAGCGACCTGATTTATTCGTACGCCTATCCGGTCCTGAAACCGTAA
- a CDS encoding ketosteroid isomerase-related protein, which yields MSAAATRKLINRYYTAFNAQDTGTMLDCLGAGFVHDVSQGERRRGKKKFAEFLAHMHACYHEQLSDIVVMTSADGSRAAAEFKLKGKYLATDEGLPPAAGQTYKLTVGAFFEVKDGKISRVSTHYSLPDWTRQVIG from the coding sequence ATGAGCGCAGCAGCGACACGTAAACTCATCAATCGCTATTACACCGCCTTCAATGCGCAAGACACCGGCACCATGCTGGATTGCCTGGGCGCAGGTTTCGTGCATGACGTAAGCCAGGGTGAAAGGCGCAGGGGCAAGAAGAAGTTTGCCGAGTTCCTGGCCCATATGCACGCGTGTTACCATGAGCAATTGTCAGACATTGTGGTGATGACGTCGGCGGACGGATCTCGCGCTGCGGCGGAATTCAAACTCAAGGGCAAGTACCTTGCAACCGATGAAGGATTGCCGCCGGCTGCCGGACAAACCTACAAACTGACAGTTGGCGCCTTCTTTGAGGTCAAGGACGGCAAGATTAGCCGTGTGTCCACTCACTACAGCCTGCCTGACTGGACCCGGCAGGTGATCGGCTAA
- a CDS encoding cytochrome P460 family protein, giving the protein MKKSTIVAVALAGAVAVLSAGSVHQTATAQMADWGPKWASDGKLQLPVGYREWVYLGSPLTPNALNDGKAGFPEYHNVYIQPQAYKIYKQSGKFPEGTILLKELQLVMESEEADGSRTEVSGRGYFPGAFNGIDIAVKDSKRFAESNNWGYFNFGHHAPPYAKTAAAAPVENCAQCHIDNATKDMVFTRFYGPLNE; this is encoded by the coding sequence ATGAAGAAGTCTACTATAGTGGCCGTGGCTCTGGCCGGTGCCGTTGCAGTGCTTTCCGCAGGCAGTGTGCACCAGACCGCCACGGCGCAGATGGCCGACTGGGGCCCGAAATGGGCCAGTGACGGCAAGCTGCAATTGCCCGTCGGTTACCGCGAATGGGTTTATCTGGGATCGCCCCTGACACCCAATGCCCTGAACGACGGCAAGGCAGGTTTTCCGGAATACCACAATGTCTACATCCAGCCGCAGGCCTACAAGATCTACAAGCAGAGCGGCAAGTTTCCGGAAGGCACCATCCTGCTGAAGGAGCTGCAGCTTGTGATGGAAAGCGAAGAAGCCGACGGATCACGGACGGAAGTTTCAGGGCGCGGATATTTCCCCGGCGCATTCAACGGCATCGATATCGCCGTGAAAGACTCCAAACGCTTCGCGGAAAGCAACAATTGGGGCTACTTCAACTTCGGCCATCATGCTCCGCCATATGCCAAGACAGCCGCTGCCGCGCCAGTCGAGAACTGCGCCCAGTGCCATATCGACAATGCGACCAAGGACATGGTGTTCACCAGGTTCTACGGCCCGCTGAACGAGTAA
- a CDS encoding cupin domain-containing protein, with translation MDTISKILDMIHVRSTVYFSKSVLAPWGMEVIEQPGMCRFHLIIAGSTWIRLSDGSEEVQLHAGDYVIIPRGKSHVLSSEPGIVANSTHNVPGPEPLPVPMFEPRPAPEQSTQLLCGYFRISSFAPDLIPEQLPALLVVRASGAQRPEYVANVRSLIQHELDTMGAASLIILNRLTEVLFFCALREWASQSFVEGGALAALSDQRLQRALSAIHDSPDRNWTIESLAQVAGQSRTAFASGFRQAMATTPMGYVTRYRTLLARRMLTETSLALDDIASRTGYSDTNAFSRAFRRAIGTSPGAFRKSSRT, from the coding sequence ATGGACACAATCAGCAAGATCCTGGACATGATCCATGTGCGCAGCACGGTGTACTTCTCCAAGTCCGTGCTGGCTCCCTGGGGCATGGAAGTCATCGAGCAGCCCGGCATGTGCAGGTTTCATTTGATCATTGCCGGCTCGACCTGGATCAGGCTGTCGGATGGCAGCGAGGAGGTGCAACTGCACGCAGGTGATTATGTGATCATACCGCGTGGAAAATCCCATGTGCTTTCAAGCGAACCCGGCATCGTTGCGAACTCGACGCACAACGTCCCCGGTCCCGAACCGCTGCCGGTACCAATGTTCGAACCACGCCCGGCTCCGGAGCAGTCGACCCAGCTGCTGTGCGGTTACTTCCGCATTTCCTCGTTTGCACCGGACCTGATACCGGAACAGTTGCCGGCACTGCTGGTGGTTCGGGCCAGCGGTGCGCAGCGCCCCGAATATGTCGCGAACGTCAGATCACTGATACAGCACGAACTCGACACAATGGGTGCGGCATCCCTCATCATCCTGAACCGCCTGACCGAAGTGCTGTTTTTCTGCGCGCTTCGCGAATGGGCCAGCCAATCGTTTGTCGAGGGAGGCGCGCTTGCGGCCCTTTCCGATCAAAGACTGCAACGCGCGCTCAGTGCAATCCATGACAGTCCGGACCGCAACTGGACGATCGAGAGCCTGGCCCAGGTCGCGGGCCAGTCCCGCACTGCATTTGCATCAGGCTTTCGCCAGGCCATGGCGACAACCCCGATGGGCTATGTTACCCGGTATCGGACACTGCTGGCGCGCCGCATGCTGACCGAAACCAGCCTTGCTCTTGATGATATTGCCAGCCGCACCGGGTATTCCGACACCAACGCCTTCAGCCGGGCGTTCCGGCGCGCCATCGGCACATCACCCGGCGCATTCCGAAAATCTTCACGTACCTAG
- a CDS encoding metalloregulator ArsR/SmtB family transcription factor, translating into MTRAQPTNVTDIAEHRLDAVFSALSDPVRRTILEMIAERELLVSEIASAFDISLQAVSRHIQVLVRAGLVQQQRSGRISRCRIETGPLYDAAVWLNRYTQYWQDQFDLLATLLDTGTAPTREENSS; encoded by the coding sequence ATGACACGAGCTCAGCCGACCAACGTCACCGATATCGCCGAACATCGTCTGGATGCCGTGTTTTCGGCTTTGTCGGATCCGGTCCGGCGCACCATTCTGGAGATGATCGCCGAGCGCGAATTGCTTGTGTCCGAGATTGCATCTGCTTTCGATATTTCGCTGCAGGCGGTCTCCAGGCACATCCAGGTTCTGGTGCGGGCCGGCCTGGTGCAACAGCAGCGCAGCGGCCGCATCAGCCGTTGCCGTATCGAAACCGGTCCGCTTTACGACGCAGCCGTGTGGCTCAACAGGTACACACAATACTGGCAGGACCAGTTCGATCTGCTCGCCACGCTGCTGGACACAGGCACCGCGCCAACCCGTGAGGAGAACAGTTCATGA